One genomic segment of Flagellimonas marinaquae includes these proteins:
- a CDS encoding DUF4369 domain-containing protein translates to MMKRILFVLLFGITLVACEKSTENTMIVNGNIKGLKKGTLYLQKLQDSTIANVDSLEIKGDGKFSFSTEVGDPEVFYLYLKKEDNNDINDRINFFGESGTIVINTAWNTFDTDVKISGSKSHEKLLEFYDMVSKFNIRELALAQQAVLPEYQEDSVALDSIQSLINKNTVSRYRYALNFGLNNGDSYATPYIMLTEAREANPKYLDSIYKGLSPEVAASKYGKKFKDFLDNN, encoded by the coding sequence ATGATGAAGCGGATATTGTTTGTATTGCTATTTGGAATTACCCTGGTTGCCTGCGAAAAAAGCACGGAGAACACCATGATCGTTAATGGGAACATTAAAGGATTAAAAAAAGGAACCCTTTATTTACAAAAACTTCAAGATTCCACCATTGCCAATGTAGATTCGTTGGAGATCAAGGGTGACGGAAAATTCAGTTTTAGCACAGAGGTCGGCGACCCGGAAGTGTTTTATCTCTACCTAAAAAAGGAAGACAACAACGACATTAACGATCGTATCAACTTTTTTGGCGAATCTGGTACTATTGTGATCAATACAGCTTGGAACACATTTGATACGGATGTAAAAATTTCGGGTTCCAAATCTCACGAAAAGTTATTGGAATTTTATGATATGGTATCCAAATTCAATATTCGGGAACTTGCCCTGGCACAACAAGCCGTTCTACCCGAGTATCAGGAAGATAGCGTGGCCTTGGATTCCATTCAAAGCTTGATCAATAAAAACACGGTTAGCAGATATCGATATGCCCTTAATTTTGGGCTCAACAATGGAGATTCTTATGCCACACCATATATTATGTTGACCGAGGCGCGCGAAGCCAATCCAAAATACTTGGATTCTATCTACAAAGGGCTGAGCCCCGAGGTAGCGGCATCCAAATACGGTAAAAAATTCAAAGATTTTTTGGACAATAACTAA
- a CDS encoding type I phosphomannose isomerase catalytic subunit, with translation MNLYPLKFKPILKERLWGGTKLKEVLNKPIDSDITGESWELSGVAGDISEISNGNLEGTSLQELMDSQGEALLGKSVVERFGKEFPILIKFIDAKQDLSIQLHPNDELAKKRHNSFGKTEMWYIMDADPGAKLIVGFNKDVEKQEYVKSIEDGTLTDLMNYEEVSEGDTFFINTGKIHAIGAGVLLAEIQQTSDITYRVFDFNRKDKDGNLRELHTGLAVDAIDYKKKDDFKVDYPKNKGETNPMVDCPYFKTNFLELIQPLKQNLSERDSFTIYMCVGGGATITNDWGSTEIRKGETVLVPASSTYVDISAQKAKLLEVTI, from the coding sequence ATGAATCTTTACCCATTAAAATTCAAACCGATACTAAAAGAACGACTTTGGGGCGGTACCAAACTAAAAGAAGTCTTGAACAAACCTATAGATAGCGATATTACCGGCGAAAGTTGGGAACTTTCGGGAGTGGCCGGCGATATATCCGAGATTTCCAACGGAAACTTGGAAGGTACATCGCTTCAGGAATTGATGGATTCCCAAGGAGAAGCACTTTTGGGCAAAAGTGTGGTAGAGCGATTCGGCAAGGAGTTTCCTATACTCATCAAATTTATAGATGCTAAACAAGACCTATCCATACAGCTCCATCCAAATGATGAATTGGCCAAAAAACGCCATAATTCCTTTGGAAAAACCGAAATGTGGTACATTATGGATGCCGACCCGGGAGCAAAACTCATTGTAGGGTTCAATAAAGATGTGGAAAAGCAGGAATATGTAAAAAGTATAGAGGATGGTACCTTAACGGATTTAATGAACTATGAAGAAGTAAGCGAAGGTGATACATTTTTTATAAATACTGGAAAAATCCATGCCATTGGGGCAGGCGTACTTTTGGCAGAAATTCAACAGACATCCGATATAACTTATCGTGTTTTCGATTTTAACCGAAAGGATAAGGACGGAAACCTGCGAGAGCTGCACACAGGTTTGGCTGTAGACGCCATCGATTACAAAAAGAAGGATGACTTTAAAGTGGACTACCCTAAGAACAAGGGTGAAACGAACCCAATGGTAGATTGCCCCTATTTTAAAACAAATTTTTTGGAATTGATACAGCCTTTAAAGCAGAATCTATCCGAACGTGACTCGTTTACCATTTATATGTGTGTAGGCGGAGGAGCCACTATCACCAACGATTGGGGAAGCACGGAGATAAGAAAAGGAGAAACGGTTCTAGTGCCTGCATCGAGCACTTATGTGGACATCAGTGCCCAAAAAGCTAAACTTTTAGAAGTTACCATTTAA
- a CDS encoding 6-pyruvoyl trahydropterin synthase family protein → MKVKVSRKASFNAAHRLYRPDWDNQKNNEVFGKCNNPRYHGHNYDLIVSVTGEIDRETGFVMDLKVLKDLIKKHVEDQLDHKNLNLDVPEFKELNPTAENIAVVIWNKLRPHINKSKELEIVLYETPRNFVTYTG, encoded by the coding sequence ATGAAAGTAAAAGTAAGCAGAAAGGCAAGTTTTAATGCCGCACACAGATTATATAGACCAGATTGGGACAACCAAAAGAACAACGAGGTTTTTGGCAAATGCAATAATCCAAGATACCATGGTCACAATTACGACCTTATTGTTAGCGTAACTGGCGAAATAGACCGGGAAACTGGATTTGTAATGGACCTTAAGGTGCTTAAGGATCTGATCAAAAAGCATGTGGAGGACCAACTGGACCACAAAAACCTAAATCTCGATGTTCCAGAGTTTAAGGAGTTGAACCCTACGGCCGAGAATATTGCCGTAGTAATCTGGAACAAGCTAAGACCCCATATAAATAAATCTAAAGAGTTGGAGATCGTACTCTACGAAACACCAAGGAACTTTGTAACCTATACAGGATAA
- the idi gene encoding isopentenyl-diphosphate Delta-isomerase, with protein sequence MREENVILVNEKDEPIGLMPKMEAHEKALLHRAFSVFVMNNKGQTMLQQRAKDKYHSPLLWTNTCCSHQREGESNIDAGKRRLMEEMGFTTELKELFSFVYKAPFDNGLTEHEFDHVMVGYFEDEPKINPEEVADWKWMYPEDIKKDISLNPDDYTAWFKIIFERFYDHLMENSAVR encoded by the coding sequence ATGAGAGAGGAAAATGTGATACTGGTAAACGAAAAGGACGAACCAATTGGACTAATGCCAAAAATGGAAGCCCACGAAAAAGCCCTTTTGCACAGGGCATTCTCTGTTTTTGTGATGAATAATAAAGGGCAAACCATGCTCCAACAACGGGCCAAGGACAAATACCACTCCCCATTGTTATGGACCAATACGTGCTGTAGCCACCAACGGGAGGGCGAAAGCAATATCGATGCGGGTAAACGAAGACTCATGGAAGAGATGGGCTTTACCACCGAACTGAAAGAGCTTTTTAGCTTTGTATACAAAGCCCCTTTCGATAATGGACTTACCGAACATGAGTTTGATCACGTAATGGTGGGTTATTTTGAAGATGAACCCAAGATCAATCCTGAAGAAGTGGCCGATTGGAAATGGATGTATCCAGAGGATATCAAAAAAGATATATCGCTTAATCCAGATGATTACACCGCATGGTTCAAGATAATATTTGAACGCTTTTACGATCATCTCATGGAAAATTCAGCCGTAAGATGA
- a CDS encoding type IX secretion system membrane protein PorP/SprF, translating into MVTVENKMYKVKIQWILALFVMGLANIHAQQDAQYTQYMYNTVSVNPAYAGSRGHLSIAALYRNQWLGLDGAPETQTLNVHTPVGYRGVGLGLSIVNDKIGPTSETYFDVDFSYTIQTSWEGRLSFGLKASAHMLDIRYSELDEFEIDPQLQSQQDIQNKFSPNIGAGVYYHTDRFYAGLSAPRILETTHFDTSSISTAKEQINLYLITGYVWDLNPFLKFKPTLLTKAVQGAPLQVDLSANFMFNEKFIGGVAYRWDAAFSGLFGFMLSDQLMLGLAYDRETTELGAATFNDGSFEIILRYDFIRNIGNLKSPRFF; encoded by the coding sequence ATGGTAACTGTGGAGAATAAGATGTATAAGGTGAAAATCCAATGGATACTGGCCCTCTTTGTAATGGGGTTGGCAAACATACATGCACAACAAGATGCACAGTATACCCAGTATATGTACAATACGGTCAGTGTAAACCCGGCATACGCAGGATCTAGAGGTCATTTAAGTATAGCCGCACTTTATAGGAACCAATGGTTGGGGCTCGATGGAGCACCCGAAACACAAACCCTCAATGTGCACACACCGGTAGGCTATCGTGGTGTGGGTCTTGGGCTGTCCATTGTCAATGACAAGATCGGGCCAACATCCGAAACCTATTTTGATGTTGATTTCTCCTATACCATACAAACCTCTTGGGAGGGTCGTCTAAGTTTTGGATTAAAGGCAAGTGCCCATATGTTGGACATACGTTATTCCGAATTGGACGAATTCGAGATAGACCCCCAATTACAATCACAGCAGGATATCCAGAATAAGTTTTCGCCAAACATAGGTGCCGGAGTGTACTACCATACGGATAGATTTTACGCAGGTCTTTCTGCACCAAGGATCCTGGAGACCACACATTTTGATACCTCTTCCATATCAACCGCAAAAGAACAGATCAACCTGTACCTGATTACGGGATATGTCTGGGACCTTAACCCTTTTTTAAAATTTAAACCCACGCTGTTGACAAAAGCAGTTCAAGGAGCACCTTTACAAGTGGACCTCTCTGCCAACTTTATGTTCAACGAAAAGTTTATTGGAGGAGTAGCTTACCGTTGGGATGCTGCCTTTAGTGGACTGTTCGGTTTTATGCTGTCCGATCAGTTAATGTTGGGATTGGCCTATGATCGCGAAACTACAGAACTCGGTGCCGCCACTTTTAACGATGGTTCCTTTGAGATAATTCTGAGGTATGACTTCATCAGAAATATTGGAAACTTAAAATCCCCACGTTTCTTTTAG
- a CDS encoding gliding motility-associated C-terminal domain-containing protein codes for MNFTNAQFLLQAPNTGDENNYRWYEASDTSTVLGTNSFYEATQPGVYFATYDGTLCGSNATGYFILTDCEAPNNEVVLDISASVPSGATVSWNPALTGDQSRPMVTSTQTVMRYVATITKVGNSTELPRFTVVCMSQAANLMDDLIALDEDTSIAVPIFDNDSDLPSAGVLTFTDPTNGVVNVNDNGTANDPTDDIITYTPNPDYNGNDSFDYTLCNNFGDCSTATVTVDVLPIVDTNDDSVSTDIGVDAIVSWRANDNDIPTIGSISATDPSNGTVVLNDNGTANNPSDDDITYIPDSGFSGTDTFDYTVCDTNGNCDTATITVIVSPSGIDLDSDNDGIADSFEDLNADNDNDPSTNPTDTDGDGIPDYLDIDSDNDGIPDNVEAQFALDYIAPSMVDNNGNGIDDAYENDGNLGLIPVDSDNDGIPDYVDEDSDDDNVPDAIEGHDHDQDGIADVVLIGSDKDNDGLDDAFEGETVIDTDVNDEINSPSSDLPDTDGDGIPDFRDSDDDDDGIETIDEDFNGDGNYANDDSNENGIPNYLDPDLGESTVGEEEVDVVNVITPNGDGVHDTLEIRGLENYPNNTVRIYNRWGVMVYQTKAYNTSGNVFDGTSQGRVTVDQDNKLPVGTYFYVIDYQDNGGNMKQLTGYIYINR; via the coding sequence GTGAACTTTACAAATGCACAGTTCTTACTACAAGCACCAAATACCGGAGATGAAAACAATTATCGGTGGTACGAAGCATCAGATACATCAACTGTTTTGGGAACCAATTCATTTTATGAGGCGACCCAGCCAGGTGTTTATTTTGCCACTTATGATGGCACCTTATGTGGTTCAAACGCTACTGGCTACTTCATATTGACGGATTGTGAGGCACCGAACAATGAGGTGGTCCTCGATATTTCAGCCAGTGTTCCATCGGGAGCAACGGTCAGTTGGAACCCAGCTCTTACGGGAGATCAATCCAGACCCATGGTAACCAGTACGCAAACCGTAATGCGGTATGTGGCAACGATTACCAAAGTGGGCAACAGCACCGAATTACCGCGATTTACTGTTGTATGTATGAGTCAAGCGGCCAATCTAATGGATGATTTGATTGCCCTAGATGAAGATACATCGATAGCAGTGCCAATATTTGACAACGATTCGGATTTGCCATCAGCAGGAGTATTAACGTTTACGGATCCTACAAATGGGGTGGTGAATGTTAACGACAATGGTACGGCCAATGACCCAACGGACGATATAATTACTTATACTCCCAATCCTGATTATAACGGAAACGATAGTTTTGATTATACCCTATGTAACAACTTTGGGGATTGCAGTACGGCAACCGTTACGGTAGATGTACTGCCAATTGTGGACACTAACGATGATTCGGTATCTACCGATATAGGTGTGGATGCCATAGTTTCTTGGAGGGCCAACGATAATGATATTCCCACTATAGGCTCTATTTCAGCAACCGATCCATCAAATGGAACAGTTGTCTTGAACGATAATGGGACCGCAAACAATCCATCTGATGATGATATTACCTATATCCCAGATTCAGGATTCTCTGGAACGGATACTTTCGATTACACCGTTTGTGATACCAATGGCAATTGCGATACAGCAACGATAACGGTAATCGTAAGTCCTTCAGGAATTGATTTGGATAGCGACAATGATGGTATTGCCGATAGTTTTGAAGACCTAAATGCCGACAATGACAATGACCCATCTACGAACCCAACTGATACAGATGGTGATGGTATCCCGGATTATTTGGATATAGATAGCGATAATGACGGTATTCCCGACAATGTTGAGGCGCAATTTGCCTTGGATTACATTGCACCGAGTATGGTGGATAATAATGGCAATGGAATCGATGATGCCTACGAAAATGACGGAAATCTAGGCTTAATACCTGTTGATTCTGATAATGACGGTATACCTGATTATGTAGATGAAGACAGCGACGACGACAATGTGCCCGATGCCATAGAAGGCCATGATCATGATCAAGACGGAATTGCCGATGTAGTACTTATTGGTTCCGATAAGGACAACGATGGTCTGGATGATGCTTTCGAAGGTGAGACCGTCATAGATACCGATGTAAATGATGAAATAAACAGCCCAAGTTCAGATCTACCTGATACAGATGGTGATGGAATACCGGACTTTAGGGACTCTGATGATGACGATGACGGTATCGAAACCATAGACGAAGACTTTAATGGAGACGGGAATTACGCAAACGATGATTCCAATGAAAACGGGATTCCGAATTATTTGGATCCAGATTTAGGTGAATCGACCGTTGGTGAAGAGGAAGTAGATGTGGTGAACGTAATTACACCTAATGGAGATGGTGTTCACGATACGCTGGAAATCCGAGGACTGGAAAATTATCCCAACAATACCGTTAGAATATACAATAGGTGGGGAGTAATGGTCTACCAGACCAAAGCATACAACACCAGTGGAAATGTATTCGATGGTACTTCTCAAGGTAGGGTAACCGTAGATCAGGACAATAAATTACCGGTAGGTACGTATTTCTATGTGATAGACTACCAAGATAATGGCGGTAACATGAAACAGCTGACAGGTTATATATATATAAATAGATAA
- a CDS encoding OmpA family protein, with amino-acid sequence MLKRLLTLLIIVCGGIVKVSAQQDSIPDKQLVRIMEKADERYNQYSFSPAIDIYKKVLDKGYTSADLLKKLGNSYYFNAKYQEAAEIYKKLEATYPDQMSVEDVFRYAQSLKSVGEYDDAAKIMASFKEMTSSMVDYDEDYMAKIEKNSGRYSVKQFPYNSKYSDFAAAYYEEGLIFASDRDTGNFARYRHTWNARDFLDLYKVNADSISNNKVVKLGGEVNTRLHESTSVVSKDGSTMYFTRNNFFDGRKKKDEEGIIRLKIYSAENIDGIWTNIVELPFNSDSYSVAHPMLSPDGKKLYFVSDMPGSLGESDIFVTEIIGDGTYGPIKNLGSNINTMARETFPFISTDGVLYFSSDGHQGLGGLDVFATKIAYNDYTQPVVNVGRPINTPKDDFSYIYDPGDQTGYFSSNRDGGMGDDDIYEFVENEPLMLDCIQEITGTVRDRISNEVLAGATVKIIDEENNEVSSTITDSNGNYILELDCSKGNFVRASRDGYVPAEEYLPISDGKPKIVDFYLERDLVTGGFGDDLAKLLQLSTIYFDLNKYNIRPDAEIEIQKVIVAMEKYPSLKIKVNSHTDSRGVDAYNLWLSQKRAQSTVDYMMSKGISSERLKGEGFGETRLVNNCANGVQCSEEQHQLNRRSEFIIYE; translated from the coding sequence ATGCTGAAAAGATTACTCACATTATTGATTATCGTTTGCGGAGGTATTGTTAAAGTGTCGGCCCAGCAAGATAGTATCCCCGACAAACAACTGGTTCGGATAATGGAAAAGGCGGACGAACGCTACAATCAATATTCCTTTAGTCCCGCCATAGATATCTATAAAAAAGTGCTGGATAAAGGTTATACCTCCGCAGATTTATTAAAGAAACTGGGGAATTCTTATTACTTCAACGCTAAATACCAAGAAGCGGCCGAAATCTACAAAAAATTGGAGGCAACATACCCTGATCAGATGTCGGTGGAAGATGTATTCCGATATGCACAAAGCTTAAAGTCGGTAGGCGAATATGACGATGCAGCAAAAATTATGGCCAGTTTCAAGGAAATGACATCGTCCATGGTAGACTATGACGAAGATTACATGGCCAAAATTGAAAAGAATTCAGGAAGGTATTCTGTCAAACAGTTTCCTTATAACAGTAAGTATTCCGATTTCGCAGCAGCGTATTACGAAGAAGGACTCATATTTGCCTCTGACCGCGACACAGGTAATTTTGCGCGATACCGCCATACTTGGAACGCCAGGGACTTTTTGGATCTCTACAAAGTGAATGCCGACAGTATATCCAACAATAAAGTGGTAAAGTTGGGGGGAGAGGTAAATACCAGACTGCACGAATCTACTTCGGTAGTTTCCAAAGATGGATCTACGATGTATTTTACACGAAATAATTTTTTCGATGGAAGAAAGAAAAAGGATGAAGAAGGAATTATAAGGCTAAAGATCTATAGTGCCGAGAATATTGATGGTATATGGACGAATATTGTGGAACTTCCATTTAATAGTGATTCATATTCCGTGGCCCATCCGATGTTAAGCCCCGACGGCAAGAAACTTTATTTTGTTTCCGACATGCCGGGAAGTCTGGGAGAATCGGATATTTTCGTTACCGAGATTATAGGTGATGGCACCTATGGCCCGATCAAGAACCTGGGGAGTAACATCAATACCATGGCAAGGGAAACATTTCCTTTTATTTCTACTGATGGCGTGCTCTATTTTTCTTCGGATGGACATCAGGGATTAGGTGGGTTGGATGTGTTCGCGACCAAGATCGCATACAACGATTACACACAACCGGTGGTCAATGTGGGAAGACCCATTAACACCCCCAAGGACGATTTTTCATACATATACGACCCGGGCGACCAAACTGGTTATTTCTCTTCCAACCGTGATGGGGGAATGGGAGACGATGATATTTATGAGTTTGTGGAGAACGAACCTCTAATGTTGGATTGTATTCAGGAAATTACCGGGACCGTACGAGATAGAATTTCCAACGAAGTGTTGGCAGGGGCAACGGTAAAAATAATTGATGAGGAAAATAATGAGGTTTCCTCTACCATAACGGATTCCAACGGAAATTATATTTTGGAATTGGATTGTTCCAAAGGCAATTTTGTGCGGGCTTCTCGGGACGGATATGTTCCGGCCGAAGAGTATTTACCCATATCCGATGGAAAACCGAAAATTGTCGATTTTTATCTGGAACGCGATTTGGTTACCGGAGGTTTTGGGGATGATTTGGCAAAGCTACTTCAATTGAGCACGATTTACTTTGATCTTAACAAATATAACATTAGGCCGGACGCAGAAATAGAAATACAAAAGGTAATCGTGGCTATGGAAAAATACCCGAGCTTAAAAATAAAGGTCAACTCGCACACCGATAGTAGAGGAGTGGACGCATATAACCTTTGGTTGTCGCAAAAAAGAGCACAATCAACAGTTGATTATATGATGTCCAAAGGAATATCTTCAGAAAGATTGAAAGGAGAAGGATTCGGGGAAACCCGATTGGTGAACAATTGTGCCAACGGCGTACAATGTTCAGAGGAACAACATCAGCTCAATAGAAGGTCGGAGTTCATAATTTATGAGTAG
- a CDS encoding type IX secretion system membrane protein PorP/SprF: MIKKHFFIALLFVGAIITGAKAQQDAQYTQYMYNTLSVNPAYAGSRGQLSFAGLYRSQWVGLDGAPETFTLNLHSPIRNSRLGYGISIVNDNIGDGVVQETYLDAVVSYTIDVSMDAKLSFGLKAGGNMLSLDFNGLRNFDQEVVNQNNIDNRFTPNFGLGIYYHTDKFYAGVSAPNVLESEYFDNDNSDDGINFLSAERMNIYLITGYVFDLGADLQFKPALLTKAVGGAPLQVDLSASFLFANKFSFGAAYRWDAAVSGLVGFQVTDQIMLGLAYDRETTELGGTQFNDGSFEVFLRLELLKSFQRTISPRFF, translated from the coding sequence ATGATAAAGAAGCATTTTTTTATAGCATTGTTGTTTGTTGGCGCGATCATTACAGGCGCAAAGGCCCAACAAGATGCACAGTACACCCAATACATGTACAATACTTTGAGTGTTAACCCTGCCTACGCCGGTTCCAGAGGACAATTAAGTTTTGCCGGTTTGTACCGTTCGCAATGGGTTGGTCTAGATGGAGCACCGGAAACCTTTACCTTGAACTTGCATTCTCCCATACGAAACAGTAGGTTGGGATATGGGATTTCCATTGTGAACGACAATATTGGCGACGGGGTGGTCCAAGAAACCTATTTGGATGCTGTGGTCTCCTATACGATCGATGTCTCCATGGATGCAAAATTATCCTTTGGGTTAAAGGCAGGGGGAAACATGTTGAGCCTCGACTTTAATGGGTTGCGGAATTTTGACCAAGAAGTGGTCAACCAGAACAATATAGATAATAGGTTTACTCCAAACTTTGGATTGGGAATCTACTATCATACCGATAAGTTTTATGCTGGTGTCTCTGCCCCTAACGTGTTGGAATCCGAATATTTTGATAACGATAATTCGGACGATGGTATCAACTTTCTCTCAGCAGAACGAATGAATATTTATTTGATAACCGGATATGTGTTCGATTTGGGTGCCGACCTGCAGTTTAAGCCTGCTTTGCTTACCAAAGCTGTGGGAGGTGCGCCTTTGCAAGTAGATCTTTCCGCCAGTTTCCTATTTGCCAACAAGTTCAGTTTTGGAGCGGCTTATCGCTGGGATGCTGCAGTAAGTGGCCTGGTAGGATTTCAGGTTACCGACCAGATTATGCTAGGGTTGGCCTATGATCGCGAGACCACAGAATTGGGCGGAACGCAGTTTAACGATGGTTCATTTGAAGTTTTCTTAAGGTTGGAATTGTTAAAATCGTTCCAAAGGACCATATCACCAAGATTCTTTTAA